CCGTCGTCTTCTCCCTCGTTTTGATGACCGGCGACTCCGAGATCCTGTTCCGGCAGCGTCCGTCGAACGTCACCGGAGCCGCCATGGACGTTCCGATCGGAACGCAATTCGCGAGGATGAAGCAGGTCATCCCGGAGCTGAGACGGGTCGGCGTGATTTACAACCCGAGGGTCACCGGCGCAACGATCCAGGCCGCCAGGAGCGCGGCGTCCGCGGGAGGGTTGACCCTCGTCGAGATCCCGGTCACTTCCGAGGCCCAGGTCGTGAGGGAAGTCGAGGGGCTCAAAGGACGGGTCGACGCGCTCTGGTCGGTGGCCGACAGCACGGTCTTCACCCCCCGCAGCGTCGACGCCATCCTGCTGCTCACCATCCGGGACGGGATTCCGTTCGTCGGGCTCTCGCCTTCCTTCGTGAAGGCGGGGGCGCTGATCTCATTTTCCTGCGATTACACCGACGTGGGGACGCAGTCGGGAGAGGTCGCGATCGAGGTCCTGAAAGGAAAATCTCCGGCCGAGATTCCGGTGGTGTATCCGCGCCACGTATCGCTGTACCTGAACCTCAACACGGCACGCGCCATCCATCTGGACATCTCTTCGCAAGTCCGCTCGGAATCCGAAGTCACGTTCACGGAGTAAGGGGTCGAGCCTTGTCGATGCCGGCGCTCGAGAATCTGATGAAGTTCAACCGGGGATTGAAGGGAAAGTTCATCTTCCTCGTCTCGGCCCTCCTGATCACCACCTCGATGGCGCTCGGTTGGATCTTCCTCGTCCGCGAGGTGCGGGACAGCCAGGAGAAGCTCTCTCAGAAGGGAATCATCCTGGCGCGCAATCTGGCGGCCAACGTGGAGCTCGGCGTCTACACCCGGAATCACGAGACTCTCGCGAACCTCGCCGCGGCGGTGCTTCAGG
This is a stretch of genomic DNA from Candidatus Polarisedimenticolia bacterium. It encodes these proteins:
- a CDS encoding ABC transporter substrate-binding protein, with the translated sequence MHRRVLTGLLATLLLAPLLQPPMAVGQTYRVAIIKSRDLAPYNQALSGLRKALLAWNPSISLQEIDFPQDEPGETAFLQALQKSPPDLIVTIGTQATRSVSRRIANIPVVFSLVLMTGDSEILFRQRPSNVTGAAMDVPIGTQFARMKQVIPELRRVGVIYNPRVTGATIQAARSAASAGGLTLVEIPVTSEAQVVREVEGLKGRVDALWSVADSTVFTPRSVDAILLLTIRDGIPFVGLSPSFVKAGALISFSCDYTDVGTQSGEVAIEVLKGKSPAEIPVVYPRHVSLYLNLNTARAIHLDISSQVRSESEVTFTE